A part of Pseudochaenichthys georgianus chromosome 23, fPseGeo1.2, whole genome shotgun sequence genomic DNA contains:
- the cbll1 gene encoding E3 ubiquitin-protein ligase Hakai, whose protein sequence is MDQSDNDLQGSDGSGCLGGPDVRRRIPIKLISKQPLRSKPPPRTQRPSSRPPKVEPGEDEKFGFKQEERFECGAKAGDVFANQRRFPQALFWDFKLHLIGEKDDVPVHFCDKCGLPIQLYGRMIPCKHVFCYDCALLHEKKGEKMCPGLTMFSCTDPVQRIEQCLRGSLYMCSVVPGCKRTYLSQRDLQAHVNHRHMRAPKSSSGRQDPVHLPPPASEVLDRFRVPPPHLAKNHVHLPNPLQHGSHDPYNQPPPPAAHEAPPANAIGPETFRIATVTTRKHSNLITVPIHDDSSSSRDAGPGPPQQQQQQQQQQQQQPPPHHHPGDYPGQPPVGPHSHHMMAPPQQHFGPPPPPPPPINHPMQHPPQASGTPHMVYNQAPLPPMSSAPPPITPPPGHIMGQMPPYMNHPPPGPPPQHSGPPVNAPPPHHYNPNSMQQFPEDQGTLSPPFTQPGGLSPGMWPAPRGPPPPRMQGPPLQGQMPGPHHPDQGRYRPYYQ, encoded by the exons ACAATGATCTTCAAGGAAGTGATGGTTCTGGGTGTTTGGGTGGCCCAGATGTTCGCAGACGAATCCCCATCAAACTCATATCCAAGCAGCCCTTAAGGAGCAAACCTCCGCCCCGCACCCAGAGACCCAGCAGCAGACCCCCGAAAGTGGAGCCTGGAGAAGATG AGAAATTTGGCTTCAAGCAAGAGGAGAGATTTGAGTGTGGAGCTAAAGCCGGTGATGTCTTTGCAAATCAGAGAAGATTCCCCCAGGCACTGTTTTGGGACTTTAAG TTGCATTTGATTGGAGAAAAGGATGACGTACCAGTTCACTTTTGTGATAAATGTGGACTTCCTATCCAGCTCTACGGACGGATG ATCCCCTGCAAACATGTGTTCTGCTATGACTGTGCCTTGCTTCACGAGAAGAAAGGAGAGAAGATGTGCCCAGG CCTCACCATGTTCAGCTGCACAGACCCGGTCCAGCGCATCGAGCAGTGCCTGCGCGGCTCGCTCTACATGTGCAGCGTCGTACCTGGATGTAAACGCACGTACCTGTCCCAGCGAGACCTGCAGGCGCACGTGAACCACCGTCACATGAGGGCCCCCAAGTCCTCCTCTGGCCGCCAGGACCCTGTCCACCTGCCCCCGCCTGCCTCCGAAGTCCTGGACCGTTTCCGCGTTCCTCCTCCTCACTTAGCCAAAAACCACGTCCACCTGCCCAACCCTCTGCAGCACGGCAGCCACGACCCTTACAACCAACCGCCGCCACCTGCCGCTCACGAAGCCCCGCCCGCAAACGCTATTGGACCCGAGACATTCCGCATCGCCACCGTAACGACACGAAAACACAGCAATCTCATCACGGTGCCGATTCACGACGACTCTTCTTCTTCACGTGATGCTGGACCGGGCCccccgcagcagcagcagcagcagcagcagcagcagcagcagcagccgccccCCCACCATCACCCGGGGGATTATCCCGGTCAGCCGCCTGTAGGACCCCACTCCCACCACATGATGGCGCCACCACAGCAGCACTTTGGCCCCCCGCCTCCCCCACCACCTCCCATTAATCACCCCATGCAGCATCCTCCCCAGGCATCAGGTACGCCTCACATGGTGTACAACCAGGCCCCTCTTCCTCCCATGTCCTCCGCTCCCCCGCCAATCACCCCTCCACCGGGGCACATCATGGGGCAGATGCCCCCCTATATGAACCACCCTCCCCCGGGACCCCCACCCCAACACAGCGGGCCCCCTGTGAACGCCCCACCGCCTCATCACTACAACCCAAACTCCATGCAGCAGTTTCCAGAGGACCAGGGCACTCTTAGTCCTCCGTTTACCCAGCCAGGAGGCCTCAGTCCTGGGATGTGGCCGGCTCCCAGAGGGCCCCCACCTCCACGAATGCAGGGTCCTCCTCTCCAGGGCCAAATGCCCGGACCCCACCACCCAGATCAGGGTCGCTACCGGCCTTATTATCAGTAA